A genomic segment from Luteibacter aegosomatis encodes:
- the glk gene encoding glucokinase yields MGKFVNQSVVASSTQAARPILAADVGGTHARIALVANDSDGNVRVLCHHRYVGAEWPSLAAILDHFLAAQSHVAPWGIERCAIAIAGFVLGDNVTNGNLPWRVSLSDIRSVLHTDALDVVNDFEAVAYASQFVDRAEATTILPGAVGDHRAPVVVMGPGTGLGSAVLLPGSPHAQVLSTEAGQIALAPGDELEVEILRILSRTRPYVSCEAILSGPGLLNTYRAVAELKGSEATWTTPGAVSAAGIAGTDPVARIALDVFCAVLGGFAGDLAMLYGARGGLFLAGGILPQMREFILSSRFAERFFNKGVMRPFLEQVPVWLVDHGHLGVVGAATLHARARVGVGP; encoded by the coding sequence ATGGGGAAGTTCGTCAATCAGTCGGTCGTTGCGTCCTCCACGCAGGCCGCACGACCGATCCTCGCAGCCGATGTCGGCGGCACCCACGCCCGCATCGCGCTGGTGGCGAACGACAGCGACGGCAACGTACGGGTGCTCTGCCACCACCGTTACGTCGGTGCCGAATGGCCCAGCCTCGCCGCGATCCTCGACCACTTCCTCGCCGCCCAGTCGCACGTCGCCCCGTGGGGCATCGAACGTTGCGCCATCGCCATCGCCGGCTTCGTGCTCGGCGACAACGTCACCAACGGCAACCTGCCCTGGCGCGTGTCGCTGTCGGACATCCGCTCGGTGCTCCACACCGACGCGCTCGACGTGGTGAACGACTTCGAAGCCGTCGCCTACGCCAGCCAGTTCGTCGACCGTGCCGAGGCCACCACCATCCTCCCCGGCGCCGTCGGCGACCACCGCGCACCGGTCGTCGTCATGGGCCCGGGCACCGGACTGGGCTCGGCCGTGCTGCTACCGGGTTCGCCCCACGCACAGGTGCTCTCCACGGAAGCAGGCCAGATCGCGCTCGCGCCGGGCGACGAACTCGAAGTCGAGATCCTGCGCATCCTCTCGCGCACGCGTCCCTACGTTTCCTGCGAAGCGATCCTCTCCGGTCCGGGCCTGCTCAATACCTATCGCGCCGTCGCCGAATTGAAAGGCAGCGAAGCCACCTGGACGACGCCCGGCGCCGTGAGCGCGGCCGGCATCGCCGGTACCGATCCGGTTGCACGTATCGCGCTGGACGTGTTCTGTGCCGTCCTCGGCGGATTCGCCGGCGACCTGGCCATGCTTTACGGCGCACGCGGCGGCCTGTTCCTCGCCGGCGGCATCCTGCCGCAAATGCGCGAATTCATCCTTTCCAGCCGTTTCGCCGAACGCTTCTTCAACAAGGGCGTGATGCGCCCGTTCCTGGAGCAGGTGCCCGTCTGGCTCGTCGATCACGGGCATCTCGGTGTCGTCGGCGCGGCCACGCTGCATGCCAGGGCGCGCGTGGGCGTCGGTCCCTGA
- a CDS encoding MASE1 domain-containing protein, with amino-acid sequence MEGVNANRVHLGHHLAVAAAYAACYELAKHFSFSHWILMSGLRLACLLLVPRKFWPALVVGEALPVIESAVLCIPDFGVTWGAYYSVPSILLCMPVISVLLRRMPLYGSDGAPRMPTILVATLSCALVTALHSDIGVLIAYLGRQDTIGVWLDEAVPDFMAYLLGNYLGALTLTPVVLALRQGVDVKGIRLRDALQHPMFRDIVLVAVPCIAILTVMARTDAPTIREVARLALVLPVVAATARHGWTGGAVAGMLSSIAMACTTTVLLDPAVIRAQVVLALAISGALVAGVRVTRRAIRTL; translated from the coding sequence GTGGAAGGGGTCAATGCCAACAGGGTTCATCTTGGGCATCATCTGGCCGTAGCGGCGGCCTATGCCGCGTGTTACGAGCTCGCGAAGCATTTTTCGTTCTCGCACTGGATCCTGATGTCCGGGCTTCGTCTCGCGTGCCTGCTGCTGGTGCCACGGAAGTTCTGGCCGGCTCTCGTGGTGGGCGAGGCGCTTCCCGTCATCGAATCCGCTGTTCTGTGCATTCCCGACTTCGGCGTGACGTGGGGTGCGTACTATTCCGTTCCGTCGATCCTGCTATGCATGCCGGTCATATCCGTGCTGCTTCGACGCATGCCGCTTTACGGATCGGACGGGGCCCCAAGGATGCCGACCATCCTCGTGGCCACCCTGAGCTGCGCACTGGTGACGGCGTTGCACAGCGATATAGGGGTACTGATCGCCTACTTGGGTCGCCAAGATACGATAGGTGTGTGGCTCGACGAGGCCGTGCCGGACTTCATGGCTTACCTGCTCGGCAACTATCTCGGCGCGTTGACCCTGACCCCGGTCGTGCTGGCGTTGCGCCAAGGCGTCGACGTGAAAGGGATTCGACTGCGGGATGCGCTTCAGCATCCCATGTTCAGGGACATCGTGTTGGTCGCGGTACCTTGCATCGCCATACTTACCGTCATGGCGCGCACCGATGCCCCCACGATTCGCGAGGTCGCCAGGCTTGCCCTGGTGCTCCCGGTCGTCGCCGCCACGGCACGCCATGGATGGACCGGCGGCGCCGTGGCCGGCATGCTCAGCAGCATCGCCATGGCCTGCACGACGACGGTGCTGCTCGACCCGGCGGTAATTCGCGCCCAGGTCGTCCTCGCGCTAGCCATCTCGGGTGCGCTGGTCGCAGGCGTCCGGGTGACGCGGCGCGCCATCCGGACGCTGTAG
- a CDS encoding MASE1 domain-containing protein, with product MTEPFTRRRRVAFRDQLVVVAAYVAIYHLLEPFSVSQWVIPSAIRVGALLLVPRRYWFALVVADTLALLDKNLVNAHRFGLPWALTSSFPFILICMTVFRVVTRHMPLHDSKGDMRMTTALVLALACSVVTPIFTAAAAFVAYLSYPDPLYAWSTDAMTGYPLFVFAYYLGTLTIVPLALVLREYIRHRRRKIQWLPLILDAVFLVVPYLSIIVAGASTEMPAGSVFAQLAITLPVISMTAAHGKRGASVGGPLSIIAMVVTFTNDTDPRTLGAEGFLALVITAALVSTEPSRPVRTFSAHPEIRVRFDRASFYFERGVATVWTRLRRSTESP from the coding sequence ATGACTGAGCCATTCACCAGGCGACGCCGCGTCGCTTTCCGCGACCAACTCGTGGTGGTGGCGGCCTACGTGGCGATCTACCATCTGCTTGAGCCGTTCTCGGTATCGCAGTGGGTCATACCTTCCGCTATCCGCGTCGGTGCCCTCCTGCTTGTGCCGCGCAGGTATTGGTTTGCGCTCGTGGTGGCGGACACCCTCGCCCTGCTCGACAAGAACCTGGTCAACGCGCACCGATTCGGCCTGCCGTGGGCGCTGACCTCCTCATTTCCTTTCATCCTGATCTGCATGACCGTTTTCAGGGTCGTGACCAGACACATGCCCTTGCATGACTCCAAGGGCGATATGCGCATGACCACGGCCCTCGTGCTTGCTCTGGCCTGCTCCGTCGTCACCCCGATCTTTACCGCCGCAGCCGCGTTCGTCGCCTACCTGTCATATCCGGACCCTCTGTACGCGTGGTCGACGGATGCCATGACGGGTTATCCCCTTTTTGTCTTCGCATATTACCTAGGTACGCTCACTATCGTTCCCCTCGCGCTGGTGCTGCGCGAGTACATTCGCCACCGGCGGCGCAAGATCCAATGGCTACCATTGATACTTGATGCCGTATTCCTGGTGGTTCCATACCTGTCGATCATCGTCGCCGGAGCGAGCACCGAAATGCCCGCAGGGAGCGTCTTCGCCCAGCTGGCCATCACCCTGCCAGTCATTTCCATGACCGCGGCCCATGGGAAACGGGGTGCTTCCGTAGGCGGTCCGCTCTCGATCATCGCCATGGTCGTGACATTCACCAACGACACCGATCCGCGGACGCTCGGCGCCGAAGGATTCCTCGCACTCGTCATCACGGCCGCCCTGGTCTCGACCGAGCCTTCCCGTCCCGTTCGCACATTCAGTGCCCATCCGGAAATCCGGGTCAGGTTCGACCGTGCAAGCTTTTACTTCGAGCGGGGCGTCGCCACGGTATGGACTCGCCTTCGACGCTCGACCGAATCACCTTGA